One genomic window of Ottowia oryzae includes the following:
- a CDS encoding PP0621 family protein — MKLLVVLLTVLAGVWLWKRGRQRQVPPRARPAPAPTLPMVRCTRCGTHVPGDEAIAGQRGTYCSTAHRRESEGA; from the coding sequence ATGAAGCTGCTGGTTGTCTTGCTGACCGTGCTGGCCGGCGTATGGCTATGGAAACGCGGCCGCCAGCGCCAGGTACCGCCGCGCGCCCGGCCAGCGCCCGCGCCCACCTTGCCCATGGTTCGCTGCACCCGGTGCGGCACGCACGTGCCAGGCGATGAAGCGATCGCCGGCCAGCGCGGCACCTACTGCAGCACCGCCCACCGGCGAGAAAGCGAAGGCGCATGA
- a CDS encoding sensor histidine kinase — MNAAVRNRPGSLSTQTLPPSILPGSPMGAADGDTELPGFARLWTAFMSARLLIAAAILGLHVAVHFWVRPLPLWILGLCTGYLAMTVLARTLATPQGPGRSFDRQWVYTAGLDLVFFVVLQANQVGSINYVPLVALPVLMSAVMGSRALALGTAALVTLTLLAHSLWNNDIGWAGTGEIAQAGLAGGGMLILALLTNQLSARLAREEVAARRSRIEAHVQSLVNGMVIDAMDDGVLVVDTDYMVRSANPAARLMLGSDREVTPDQFALDDNPAWLQLAHIARQTFEDEPVDAMEVTLHHEDRHSSRLQVRTQRTPTVSDSGRCLCVMFMQDLREMEAQLRTEKLAGMGRMSAAVAHEIRNPLAAISQANALLEEDLTDPALLRLTTMVRQNADRLGHIVEDVLDVVRAQGPADPHAATDTLELDALVHRFCGEWIAQHGAGARVQLHLGMPELPVVFSPEHLRRILVNLLDNAARYATHQAGAIQVSTHPVRHGPAMLMVWSNGPPLEPSVRRHLFEPFFSSESRSSGLGLFICRELCERHGASIGYERTERAQGSVAVDGNEFFLSLRRAPGAFVTTFLDSAPPT; from the coding sequence ATGAACGCCGCCGTGCGCAACCGGCCAGGCTCGCTCTCGACGCAGACCTTGCCGCCCAGCATCTTGCCCGGTTCGCCCATGGGCGCTGCGGACGGCGATACCGAGCTACCGGGGTTCGCGCGGCTCTGGACGGCGTTCATGTCAGCACGGCTGCTGATCGCGGCGGCGATTCTGGGCCTGCACGTCGCCGTTCACTTCTGGGTGCGACCGCTTCCGCTGTGGATTCTGGGCCTATGCACGGGCTACCTGGCTATGACAGTGTTGGCGCGGACGCTGGCCACGCCGCAAGGGCCGGGCCGTTCTTTCGATCGACAGTGGGTGTATACCGCTGGCCTGGATCTGGTCTTCTTCGTCGTACTCCAAGCAAATCAAGTCGGCAGCATCAACTACGTGCCGCTGGTCGCACTGCCGGTGCTGATGAGTGCGGTAATGGGCTCGCGCGCGCTGGCGCTGGGCACGGCGGCGCTGGTCACATTGACCCTGCTCGCGCATTCGCTGTGGAACAACGACATAGGCTGGGCTGGCACTGGCGAGATCGCACAAGCGGGCTTGGCCGGCGGAGGCATGCTGATCCTGGCGCTGCTGACCAACCAGCTGTCGGCCCGACTGGCGCGCGAGGAAGTCGCCGCACGGCGCAGCCGCATCGAGGCGCACGTGCAATCGCTGGTCAACGGCATGGTGATCGACGCCATGGACGATGGCGTGCTGGTGGTCGACACCGACTACATGGTGCGCAGCGCCAACCCGGCAGCCCGGCTGATGCTGGGCTCCGACCGAGAAGTCACGCCCGACCAGTTCGCGCTGGACGACAACCCCGCATGGCTGCAGCTGGCCCACATCGCCCGGCAGACGTTTGAGGACGAACCCGTCGACGCGATGGAGGTCACCCTGCACCACGAAGACCGGCACAGCAGCCGCCTGCAAGTGCGCACCCAGCGCACACCCACGGTCAGTGACAGCGGGCGCTGCCTCTGCGTGATGTTCATGCAGGATCTGCGCGAGATGGAAGCGCAGTTGCGCACCGAGAAGCTCGCCGGCATGGGCCGCATGTCCGCCGCCGTGGCCCACGAGATCCGCAACCCGCTGGCCGCCATCAGCCAAGCCAATGCGCTGCTGGAAGAAGATCTGACCGACCCTGCCCTGCTGCGCCTGACCACCATGGTGCGCCAGAACGCCGACCGGCTGGGCCATATCGTCGAAGACGTGCTCGACGTCGTGCGCGCGCAGGGGCCTGCCGATCCGCACGCGGCGACGGACACGCTGGAGCTTGACGCGCTGGTGCACCGCTTTTGCGGCGAGTGGATCGCCCAGCATGGCGCTGGCGCGCGCGTGCAGCTGCATTTGGGCATGCCGGAGCTGCCAGTCGTCTTCTCGCCCGAACACCTGCGGCGCATCCTCGTCAATCTGCTGGACAATGCCGCGCGCTACGCGACGCATCAGGCTGGGGCGATCCAGGTCAGCACCCACCCCGTGCGCCATGGCCCCGCCATGCTGATGGTCTGGAGCAATGGCCCGCCGCTGGAACCCAGCGTGCGCCGCCATTTGTTCGAGCCCTTTTTCTCCTCCGAAAGCCGCTCCAGCGGCCTGGGGCTTTTCATCTGCCGCGAACTGTGCGAGCGCCACGGCGCCAGCATCGGCTACGAACGCACCGAGCGCGCCCAAGGCAGTGTGGCCGTCGATGGCAATGAGTTCTTTCTCAGCCTGCGGCGTGCACCTGGCGCCTTCGTGACGACTTTCTTGGATTCCGCACCCCCGACATGA
- a CDS encoding sigma-54-dependent transcriptional regulator encodes MTSPASNPAGARVLVVDDEPDLRTLYELTLLRAGYEVLSAANMAEARDQLAAERFDIVITDMRLPDGLGLDLLKELVAQGRPERCIVITAYGSPENAVEALKAGAFDYLTKPVDLKQFRGVVASAMQAPARAPGFTDSGPARIESGSAHGPAPAPSQPAPLCATPDKSANSAGAQALARMVGDSPAMRAVKHRIAKVARSMAPVLVQGESGTGKELVAQAVHANSHRSNGPFVPVNCGAIPENLLEAEFFGARKGSYTGAAADREGFFQAAQGGTLFLDEIGDLPLAMQAKLLRAIQERRVRPLGETQEEPVDVRIVSATHKDLAAEVQAGRFRQDLYYRLNVIEVIVPPLRERREDLPALCQALLARIAADGSGVVPRLTERQMADILSAPLEGNVRELENLLHRAMALGEAGDSGFGELPLFDAAHGPAPEMLDIDLTAPHGAGAPTGAGDLPLPETLPEDLEGWLDAQERRVLVRALDETGFNRTAAAARLGLNLRQMRYRMSRLGITEPGSDDPGHGDH; translated from the coding sequence ATGACTTCCCCTGCTTCCAACCCCGCCGGTGCCCGCGTGCTGGTGGTGGACGACGAACCCGATCTGCGTACGCTGTACGAGCTGACCCTGTTGCGCGCCGGGTACGAGGTGCTCAGCGCCGCCAACATGGCCGAGGCGCGCGATCAATTGGCCGCAGAGCGTTTCGACATCGTCATCACCGACATGCGCCTGCCCGACGGCCTGGGCCTGGATCTGCTCAAAGAGCTGGTGGCCCAGGGGCGGCCTGAGCGCTGCATCGTCATCACGGCCTACGGCTCGCCCGAGAATGCCGTCGAGGCGCTGAAAGCCGGTGCCTTTGACTACCTGACCAAGCCGGTCGATCTCAAGCAGTTTCGCGGCGTGGTGGCCTCGGCCATGCAGGCGCCGGCGCGCGCGCCGGGCTTCACCGACAGCGGGCCTGCCCGCATCGAATCGGGCTCTGCCCACGGACCTGCCCCAGCGCCGAGCCAGCCCGCTCCACTGTGTGCCACGCCAGACAAATCGGCCAACAGCGCCGGTGCACAGGCACTGGCGCGCATGGTGGGCGACTCGCCGGCGATGCGTGCCGTCAAGCACCGCATTGCCAAGGTGGCCCGCAGCATGGCGCCGGTGCTGGTGCAGGGCGAATCGGGCACCGGCAAAGAGCTGGTCGCCCAGGCGGTGCACGCCAACAGCCACCGCAGCAACGGCCCCTTCGTGCCCGTGAACTGCGGCGCCATTCCTGAAAACCTGCTCGAAGCCGAGTTCTTCGGCGCGCGCAAGGGCTCTTACACGGGCGCCGCGGCTGACCGAGAGGGCTTCTTTCAGGCCGCGCAAGGCGGCACGCTTTTCCTGGACGAGATCGGCGATCTGCCGCTGGCGATGCAGGCCAAGCTGCTGCGCGCCATCCAAGAGCGGCGCGTGCGACCGCTGGGTGAAACGCAGGAAGAACCGGTGGACGTGCGCATCGTCAGCGCCACCCACAAAGACCTCGCGGCCGAAGTGCAGGCCGGGCGCTTCCGCCAGGATTTGTACTACCGCCTGAACGTGATCGAGGTGATCGTGCCGCCGCTGCGCGAGCGCCGCGAAGACCTGCCCGCGCTCTGCCAGGCACTGCTGGCGCGCATCGCCGCCGATGGTTCGGGCGTCGTGCCGCGCCTGACCGAACGCCAGATGGCCGACATCCTCTCTGCGCCGCTGGAGGGCAACGTCCGCGAGCTGGAAAACCTGCTGCACCGCGCGATGGCGCTGGGCGAGGCGGGCGATTCCGGCTTTGGCGAACTGCCCTTGTTCGACGCCGCACACGGCCCGGCCCCAGAGATGCTCGACATCGATCTGACCGCGCCTCACGGCGCGGGCGCGCCCACGGGCGCCGGTGACCTGCCATTGCCGGAGACGCTGCCGGAAGACCTGGAAGGCTGGCTGGACGCGCAAGAGCGCCGGGTGCTGGTGCGTGCGCTGGATGAAACCGGCTTCAACCGCACGGCCGCCGCCGCGCGCCTGGGCCTGAACCTGCGGCAGATGCGCTACCGCATGTCGCGCCTGGGCATCACTGAACCGGGCAGCGACGACCCCGGCCATGGCGACCACTGA
- the ampD gene encoding 1,6-anhydro-N-acetylmuramyl-L-alanine amidase AmpD — protein sequence MATTEPAATAAASATRAGQARGVWSHGWYRRAHALPSPNFGPRPPGTAIDLAVVHSISLPPGQYGGNEVQALFTNTLDWDAHPYFLQIRGIEVSSHFYVRRDGALWQFVSVDDRAWHAGRSSFRGRDNCNDYSVGIELEGLGGERFTARQYERLDRLIRALAAHYPIAAVTGHENIAPGRKHDPGPGFDWARLQRGLGWDAARIVRD from the coding sequence ATGGCGACCACTGAGCCAGCCGCCACGGCCGCGGCCAGCGCCACCCGCGCGGGCCAAGCGCGCGGCGTGTGGTCACACGGCTGGTACCGCCGCGCGCATGCGCTGCCGTCGCCCAACTTCGGCCCACGGCCGCCCGGCACGGCGATCGATCTGGCTGTGGTGCATTCGATCAGCCTGCCGCCCGGGCAGTACGGTGGCAACGAGGTGCAGGCCTTGTTCACCAACACCCTCGACTGGGACGCGCACCCGTACTTCCTGCAGATTCGCGGCATCGAGGTGTCGTCGCATTTCTACGTTCGCCGCGACGGCGCGCTGTGGCAGTTCGTCAGCGTGGATGACCGCGCCTGGCACGCCGGGCGGTCCAGCTTTCGCGGGCGCGACAACTGCAACGACTATTCCGTGGGCATCGAACTGGAAGGCCTGGGGGGCGAGCGCTTCACCGCGCGGCAGTACGAGCGCCTGGACCGCCTGATTCGCGCACTGGCCGCGCACTACCCGATCGCGGCGGTCACGGGCCACGAAAACATCGCACCCGGCCGCAAGCACGATCCGGGGCCAGGCTTTGACTGGGCGCGCCTGCAACGTGGCCTGGGCTGGGACGCGGCCCGCATCGTGCGGGACTGA
- the paaK gene encoding phenylacetate--CoA ligase PaaK, which produces MSPTDLPLEPIETASIDELRALQLQRLKQTLAHAYANSPVYRAKFDAAGVHPGDLRTLADLAKFPFTTKKDLRDSYPFGMFAVPREQVARIHASSGTTGKPTVVGYTLKDIDTWATVVARSIRAAGARRGDMVHISYGYGLFTGGLGAHYGAEKLGLTVVPFGGGQTQKQIQLFLDFKPDIIMVTPSYMLAVADEVERMGIDPRSLSLRTGIFGAEPWTNEMRHALEARMGIDAVDIYGLSEVMGPGVASECVETKDGPTIWEDHFYPEIIDPDTGEVLPDGSEGELVFTSLTKEALPIVRYRTRDLTRLLPGTARPMRRMQKITGRSDDMMIIRGVNVFPTQIEELILKRAELSPHYLCVLTREGPMDNLRVQVETAAGVDPQGSDAQAAARQLQHEIKVYVGSSVEIDLKGEGGIERSVGKARRVMDLRPK; this is translated from the coding sequence ATGAGCCCCACCGACCTGCCGCTGGAGCCGATAGAGACCGCCAGCATCGACGAGCTGCGCGCCCTGCAGCTGCAACGCCTGAAGCAGACACTGGCCCACGCCTACGCCAATTCCCCCGTGTACCGAGCCAAGTTCGACGCCGCGGGCGTGCACCCAGGCGATCTGCGCACGCTGGCCGATCTGGCCAAATTCCCTTTCACCACCAAGAAGGATCTGCGCGACAGTTACCCCTTTGGCATGTTCGCCGTGCCGCGCGAGCAGGTGGCGCGTATCCACGCCAGCAGCGGCACCACGGGCAAGCCCACGGTGGTCGGCTACACGCTGAAGGACATCGACACCTGGGCCACGGTGGTGGCGCGCTCCATCCGCGCCGCCGGCGCGCGCCGGGGCGACATGGTGCACATCAGCTATGGGTACGGGCTGTTCACCGGCGGCCTGGGCGCGCATTACGGCGCCGAAAAGCTGGGGCTGACGGTGGTGCCCTTCGGCGGCGGCCAGACGCAAAAGCAGATCCAGCTGTTTCTGGATTTCAAGCCCGACATCATCATGGTCACGCCCAGCTACATGCTGGCGGTGGCCGACGAGGTGGAGCGCATGGGCATCGACCCACGCAGCCTGAGCCTGCGCACCGGCATCTTCGGCGCAGAGCCCTGGACGAACGAGATGCGCCACGCGCTGGAGGCGCGCATGGGCATCGACGCGGTGGACATCTACGGCCTGTCCGAGGTGATGGGCCCGGGCGTGGCCAGCGAATGCGTCGAGACCAAGGACGGCCCGACCATCTGGGAAGACCATTTCTACCCCGAGATCATTGACCCCGATACGGGCGAAGTGCTGCCCGACGGCAGCGAGGGCGAACTCGTCTTCACCAGCCTGACGAAAGAGGCGCTGCCCATCGTCCGCTACCGCACGCGCGACCTCACGCGGCTCTTGCCCGGCACCGCGCGCCCGATGCGGCGCATGCAGAAGATCACCGGGCGCAGCGACGACATGATGATCATCCGCGGCGTGAACGTGTTCCCCACGCAGATCGAGGAGCTGATCCTCAAGCGCGCCGAGCTGTCGCCCCACTACCTGTGCGTGCTGACGCGCGAAGGCCCCATGGACAACCTGCGCGTGCAGGTGGAAACCGCCGCTGGTGTCGACCCGCAAGGCAGCGACGCGCAGGCTGCGGCGCGGCAACTGCAGCACGAGATCAAGGTGTACGTGGGCAGCAGTGTAGAGATCGACTTGAAGGGCGAGGGCGGTATCGAGCGCAGCGTGGGCAAAGCGCGCCGCGTGATGGATCTGCGGCCCAAGTAA
- the paaI gene encoding hydroxyphenylacetyl-CoA thioesterase PaaI — protein MNAPTQQPTAQPTSEEAANLARRVGEAMYAADAASKDTMGIALIRCEPGRAVMQMPVRALHLNGHKICHGGFIFTLADSTFAFACNSRNHNTVASGCSIEFLRPGHEGDVLTAEGVEQSQSGRHGIYDIRVTNQHGQLVALFRGKSTQIAGHVVPTDRDV, from the coding sequence ATGAACGCGCCGACACAGCAACCGACCGCCCAGCCCACATCGGAAGAGGCCGCCAACTTAGCGCGCCGCGTGGGCGAAGCCATGTACGCCGCCGACGCCGCTTCCAAAGACACGATGGGCATCGCGCTCATCCGCTGCGAGCCTGGCCGCGCGGTCATGCAGATGCCCGTGCGTGCGCTGCACCTGAACGGCCACAAGATCTGCCACGGTGGCTTCATCTTCACGCTGGCCGATTCCACGTTTGCCTTCGCCTGCAACAGCCGCAACCACAACACCGTCGCCAGTGGCTGCTCGATCGAATTCCTGCGCCCCGGCCATGAGGGCGACGTGCTCACGGCTGAAGGCGTGGAGCAATCGCAGAGCGGCCGCCACGGCATTTACGACATCCGCGTCACCAACCAGCATGGCCAGCTGGTGGCGCTATTTCGCGGCAAGAGCACGCAGATCGCCGGGCACGTGGTGCCCACCGATCGAGACGTTTGA
- a CDS encoding enoyl-CoA hydratase-related protein, producing MTAQETAVLYEEDGAVAVLTLNRAPSLNSFTRQMHRDLWASLDKVEANPAIRAVVLTGAGRAFCAGADLSEFDFREGADIMHRADPGPVIDEAFNPTTRRLIGLRVPTVCAVNGVAAGAGASLVMACDIAIAAPGASFIQAFSKIGLVPDSGGTWLLPQRVGMARAMALCLTGDKLPAAEAKAMGMIWDVQDDALAAAKAMAQRLAAMPTKALVATRALLRGAHTHSLDEQLDLERDVQSRLGFTHDYIEGVTAFLQKRPAQFKGQ from the coding sequence ATGACAGCCCAAGAAACCGCCGTTCTGTACGAAGAGGATGGCGCGGTGGCCGTGCTCACGCTCAACCGCGCGCCATCGCTCAACAGCTTCACCCGCCAGATGCACCGCGACCTGTGGGCCTCGCTGGACAAGGTCGAAGCCAACCCCGCCATCCGCGCCGTGGTGCTGACAGGCGCCGGTCGCGCCTTCTGCGCCGGGGCCGATTTGTCGGAGTTCGACTTCCGCGAGGGCGCGGACATCATGCACCGCGCTGACCCGGGCCCGGTGATCGACGAGGCTTTCAACCCCACCACGCGCCGCCTGATTGGTCTGCGCGTGCCCACGGTGTGCGCCGTCAACGGTGTGGCCGCGGGCGCGGGCGCTTCGCTGGTGATGGCGTGCGACATCGCCATTGCGGCGCCGGGCGCCAGCTTCATTCAGGCCTTCAGCAAGATCGGGCTGGTGCCCGACAGCGGCGGCACCTGGCTGCTGCCCCAGCGCGTGGGCATGGCGCGCGCCATGGCGCTGTGCCTGACGGGCGACAAGCTGCCTGCGGCCGAAGCCAAGGCCATGGGCATGATCTGGGACGTGCAGGACGACGCGCTGGCCGCTGCCAAGGCGATGGCCCAGCGCCTGGCCGCCATGCCCACCAAGGCGCTGGTCGCCACGCGGGCCTTGCTGCGCGGCGCGCACACGCACAGCCTGGACGAGCAGCTGGACCTGGAGCGCGACGTGCAATCGCGCCTGGGCTTCACGCACGATTACATCGAGGGCGTGACGGCGTTCCTGCAAAAGCGCCCCGCGCAGTTCAAGGGCCAATGA
- a CDS encoding enoyl-CoA hydratase produces MTYEFIQTRVEGDKVGVITLNRPKQLNALNGELMRELGHALKAFDADDAIGCMIITGSEKAFAAGADIGAMATYSFADVYRDDYITRDWETIRTIRKPVIAAVSGFALGGGCELAMMCDFIIAADNAKFGQPEIKLGVIPGAGGTQRLPRAVGKSKAMDMALTARMMNAEEAERSGLVSRVVPLDKLMDEALGAALTISGFGRLAVLAAKECVNRAYEGTLADGVMFERRVFHSLFATEDQKEGMDAFVNKRAPAFKNR; encoded by the coding sequence ATGACCTATGAATTCATCCAGACCCGCGTTGAAGGCGACAAGGTGGGCGTCATCACGCTCAACCGTCCCAAACAGCTGAACGCGCTGAACGGCGAGCTCATGCGCGAGCTGGGCCACGCGCTCAAGGCCTTCGACGCCGACGACGCGATCGGCTGCATGATCATCACCGGCAGCGAGAAGGCCTTTGCCGCGGGCGCCGACATCGGGGCGATGGCCACCTACAGCTTCGCCGACGTGTACCGCGACGACTACATCACGCGCGACTGGGAGACCATCCGCACCATCCGCAAGCCCGTGATCGCCGCCGTCAGCGGCTTTGCGCTGGGTGGCGGGTGCGAGCTGGCCATGATGTGCGACTTCATCATCGCCGCCGACAACGCCAAGTTTGGCCAGCCCGAGATCAAGCTGGGCGTGATCCCCGGCGCGGGCGGCACGCAGCGCCTGCCGCGCGCCGTGGGCAAATCGAAGGCGATGGACATGGCACTGACGGCGCGCATGATGAACGCCGAAGAGGCCGAGCGCAGCGGACTGGTCAGCCGCGTGGTGCCGCTGGACAAGCTGATGGACGAAGCGCTGGGCGCCGCGCTGACGATCAGCGGCTTTGGCCGCTTGGCCGTGCTGGCGGCCAAGGAATGCGTGAACCGCGCCTACGAAGGCACGCTGGCCGATGGCGTGATGTTCGAGCGCCGCGTGTTCCATTCGCTGTTCGCCACCGAAGACCAGAAGGAAGGCATGGACGCGTTTGTGAACAAGCGCGCCCCGGCGTTCAAGAACCGCTGA
- a CDS encoding cytochrome-c peroxidase: MSTATLRPVHAQDKANAKAHAPGAAQAGGGSVTAQSFYATPFEKKPDAATLTHLGRALFSDAALSASGRLSCASCHDPAHAYGPPNGRATQVGGGDLHQPGLRAVPSLRYAQDTPAFNAHFTENEGDDSIDQGPVGGWTWDGRAASAHEQAAIPLLSAFEMGNRDRAAVVARLRQSPNAELMKKAFGERVMTDERLAWNGLLWALEVFQQSPSDFYPYSSRFDGYLRGKEKLSANELRGLQIFNDPARGNCAECHVSAIKRGAFPQFTDRGLVALAVPRNLQIAANRDRRFFDLGLCGPLRTDLAGQGEFCGLFKTPTLRNVATRQVFFHNGRFHTLTEAVRFYADRDAFPKRYYGAHGQTNDLPARYSANVNREAPFEAQRPGKPSLNDAEINDLVAFLHTLTDKDAHTVRP, translated from the coding sequence ATGAGTACCGCCACGCTGCGCCCCGTGCACGCGCAAGACAAGGCGAATGCGAAGGCGCACGCGCCTGGCGCGGCGCAGGCTGGTGGCGGCAGCGTTACCGCCCAATCGTTCTATGCCACGCCATTCGAGAAAAAGCCGGACGCCGCCACGCTGACCCACCTGGGGCGCGCGCTGTTTTCAGACGCGGCCCTGTCTGCCTCAGGCCGTTTGTCCTGCGCGTCGTGCCACGACCCGGCGCACGCCTATGGCCCACCGAATGGCCGCGCCACGCAGGTGGGCGGTGGTGACCTTCACCAGCCGGGGCTGCGCGCGGTGCCTTCGCTGCGCTATGCGCAAGACACGCCCGCCTTCAACGCGCACTTCACCGAGAACGAGGGCGACGACAGCATTGACCAAGGCCCCGTGGGCGGCTGGACGTGGGACGGGCGCGCTGCCTCGGCCCATGAGCAGGCGGCGATCCCGCTGCTGTCGGCGTTTGAAATGGGCAACCGCGACCGCGCTGCGGTGGTGGCGCGGCTGCGGCAGTCGCCCAATGCGGAGCTGATGAAAAAAGCCTTTGGCGAGCGCGTGATGACCGACGAGCGGCTCGCGTGGAATGGCTTGCTGTGGGCACTTGAAGTCTTTCAGCAAAGCCCGAGCGATTTCTACCCGTACAGCAGCCGCTTCGACGGCTACCTGCGCGGCAAGGAGAAACTGTCGGCCAACGAGCTGCGTGGCTTGCAAATCTTCAACGACCCGGCACGCGGCAACTGCGCGGAATGCCACGTGAGCGCCATCAAGCGCGGCGCGTTCCCGCAATTCACCGACCGCGGCCTGGTGGCGCTGGCCGTGCCACGCAACCTGCAGATCGCCGCCAACCGCGATCGCCGATTCTTTGACCTGGGGCTGTGCGGCCCGCTGCGCACCGACCTCGCAGGGCAGGGCGAATTCTGTGGCCTCTTCAAGACGCCCACGCTGCGCAACGTGGCCACGCGCCAGGTGTTTTTCCACAACGGCCGGTTTCACACGCTGACCGAGGCGGTGCGCTTTTACGCAGATCGCGATGCGTTTCCCAAGCGTTACTACGGCGCGCATGGGCAGACGAACGACTTGCCCGCCCGCTACAGCGCCAACGTCAACCGAGAGGCGCCTTTTGAGGCGCAGCGGCCCGGCAAGCCCTCACTGAATGACGCAGAGATCAACGACCTGGTGGCGTTTTTGCACACGCTGACCGACAAGGACGCGCACACCGTGCGTCCTTGA
- the acpA gene encoding acid phosphatase — translation MTPKKSFKSTAVLTPCALACAAFLAGCGGGSDDSPEHTTAQLHDKVQNVVVIYAENRAFDNLFGNFPGANGLGNIVDAQGKPTAAYVPQKDRDGNTVLPTLPQTWGGVTMPGQAQTVTQAQSAGLPNAPFSAETAFVKTAGVTLNSNTVTRDLYHRFFENQMQINGGKNDMFAAWADAGGLTMGHFDYSQSGLYKLAQQYVLADNFFEGAFGGSFLNHQYLICACAPEYANADTAAAKPTIAVLDTDAQGAYLPKLSLAAASPASAMDGPPRFVRSGNITPANYFGDGKFYAVNTMQPAYQPSGNTPVAGGANSDLLYATTASATTLPPQTTQNIGDLLSAKGVSWAWYSGSWDAALADGARDPSAKRSVIYAGDANGVSSTAAVDFQPHHQPFNYYANMDPVKNADQRKAHLQDYNNLVAQAAAGTLPSVAFYKPEGLYNQHEGYANLADGDAKITDLVQKLQASPQWKNMVIVITYDEFGGVWDHVAPPKGDLMGPGTRIPAIVVSPLAKKGTVDHTQYDTASILRLITRRFDLATLPGLKKRDDALQAHGQPAMGDLTNALAL, via the coding sequence ATGACCCCCAAAAAATCCTTCAAGAGCACCGCCGTGCTCACCCCCTGCGCGCTGGCGTGCGCTGCCTTCCTGGCCGGCTGCGGCGGTGGCAGCGATGACTCGCCCGAACACACCACTGCGCAGTTGCACGACAAGGTGCAAAACGTCGTGGTCATCTACGCCGAGAACCGCGCCTTCGACAACCTGTTTGGCAACTTCCCCGGCGCCAACGGCCTGGGCAATATCGTGGACGCCCAAGGCAAGCCAACCGCCGCCTACGTGCCGCAAAAGGACCGCGACGGCAACACCGTGCTGCCCACCCTGCCTCAAACCTGGGGCGGCGTGACCATGCCCGGCCAGGCGCAAACCGTCACGCAAGCGCAAAGCGCAGGCTTGCCGAACGCGCCGTTCAGCGCCGAAACCGCCTTTGTGAAAACGGCCGGCGTCACGCTCAACAGCAACACCGTCACGCGCGACCTGTACCACCGGTTCTTTGAGAACCAGATGCAGATCAACGGCGGAAAGAACGACATGTTCGCCGCCTGGGCGGACGCGGGCGGCCTGACGATGGGCCACTTCGACTACAGCCAGTCGGGCCTGTACAAGCTGGCGCAGCAGTACGTGCTGGCCGACAACTTCTTTGAGGGCGCCTTCGGTGGCTCCTTCCTCAACCACCAGTACCTGATCTGCGCCTGCGCACCCGAGTACGCGAACGCCGACACCGCTGCCGCCAAGCCAACCATCGCGGTGCTGGACACCGATGCCCAAGGCGCGTACCTGCCCAAGCTCTCGCTGGCGGCCGCCAGCCCCGCTTCGGCGATGGACGGTCCGCCCCGGTTTGTTCGCAGCGGCAACATCACCCCGGCCAATTATTTTGGCGACGGCAAGTTCTACGCCGTCAACACCATGCAGCCCGCGTACCAGCCCAGCGGCAACACGCCCGTTGCCGGCGGTGCGAACAGCGACCTGCTCTACGCCACGACGGCCAGCGCCACCACGCTGCCGCCGCAAACCACGCAGAACATCGGTGACCTGCTGAGCGCCAAAGGCGTCAGCTGGGCGTGGTACAGCGGCTCATGGGACGCGGCGCTGGCAGACGGCGCGCGCGACCCCAGCGCCAAGCGGTCGGTGATCTATGCGGGCGATGCCAACGGCGTGTCGTCCACCGCCGCGGTGGACTTCCAGCCACACCATCAGCCCTTCAACTACTACGCCAACATGGACCCGGTGAAAAACGCCGACCAGCGCAAGGCCCACCTGCAGGACTACAACAACCTGGTCGCGCAGGCCGCGGCCGGCACGTTGCCCTCGGTGGCCTTCTATAAACCCGAAGGTCTGTACAACCAGCACGAAGGCTATGCCAACCTGGCCGATGGTGATGCCAAGATCACCGACCTGGTGCAAAAGCTGCAAGCCAGCCCGCAGTGGAAGAACATGGTGATCGTCATCACCTACGACGAGTTCGGCGGCGTTTGGGACCACGTTGCGCCCCCCAAAGGCGACCTGATGGGCCCGGGCACGCGCATTCCGGCCATCGTCGTCTCGCCTTTGGCCAAGAAGGGCACGGTGGACCACACCCAATACGACACCGCGTCCATCCTGCGCCTGATCACGCGCCGCTTTGACCTGGCCACGCTGCCCGGCCTGAAAAAGCGCGACGACGCCCTGCAAGCGCATGGCCAGCCCGCCATGGGCGACCTGACCAACGCTTTGGCGCTGTAA